A region of Culicoides brevitarsis isolate CSIRO-B50_1 chromosome 1, AGI_CSIRO_Cbre_v1, whole genome shotgun sequence DNA encodes the following proteins:
- the LOC134836024 gene encoding uncharacterized protein LOC134836024 has translation MTKVPDFLTNEYLEKALRKYEKCDNLKVLEFKCKPAVAAGNNYASLLLRASVKLSKNNNEEVEKSIIIKTVVPDPEIAKSIEDFGIYKREILMYDQILPKYHALLESMGDDEKLYSPAIAVDPENSTLIFEDLKKRGFSLASRLKGVDETHLNLVTRKIAKFHACSMVLHERDESSFNQFRDPPFVANAEAISYFDGMSEALLEQMRTWQGYEYYVKKFEKLKKWLPSEVMNVYSESKIPISVLTHGDLWVNNMMFKYDEKMKPLELLLIDFQIGYFGTPVTDVLYFTLTSTIDDIKFTKFPEILQKYHGILVSCLKQLDFKGKLPTLFELYNQFVEKSFFELYTVVSVLPIIINKEEENADVSYLMTDTPEAQKFKKEMFANERLIATVKHFLPLWDKVGLLDPLH, from the exons ATGACCAAAGTCCCGGATTTTTTAACGAACGAATATTTGGAAAAAGCTCTTCGCAAGTACGAAAAATGcgataatttaaaagttttggagTTCAAATGTAAACCAGCTGTTGCAGCGGGAAATAATTACGCGAGTTTACTGCTTCGCGCCTCCGTGAAACtctcaaaaaacaacaatgaaGAGGTTGAAAAGTCGATAATTATCAAAACTGTCGTTCCCGATCCAGAAATAGCAAAATCCATCGAAGATTTTGGGATTTACAAACGTGAAATTTTGATGTACGACCAAATTTTGCCGAAATATCATGCGCTTCTTGAATCCATGGGCGACGATGAAAAACTTTACTCCCCAGCAATTGCTGTCGATCCTGAAAATTCAACTCTTATCTTCgaggatttaaaaaaacgcGGATTTTCGCTTGCCAGTCGCTTAAAAGGCGTTGACGAGACACATTTAAATCTCGTAActcgaaaaattgcaaaattccACGCTTGTTCAATGGTTTTGCACGAACGTGATGAAAGCAGTTTCAATCAATTTCGGGATCCGCCATTTGTTGCAAATGCTGAAGCAATTTCCTACTTTGATGGGATGTCCGAAGCTTTGTTGGAGCAAATGCGAACCTGGCAGGGATACGAatattatgtcaaaaaatttgaaaaattaaagaaatggtTACCTTCAGAAGTCATGAACGTCTATAGTGAGTCGAAAATCCCAATTTCAGTACTGACGCATGGCGATTTGTGGGTTAACAACATGATGTTCAAGTACGACGAGAAAATGAAACCGTTGGAATTGCTCCTGATCGATTTTCAGATCGGATATTTCGGGACCCCAGTTACAGATGTGCTTTATTTTACACTTACTTCAACGATTGATGacataaaatttacgaaatttccAGAAATTCTGCAAAAATATCACGGAATTTTAGTTAGTTGCCTGAAACAACTCGATTTCAAGGGAAAACTTCCTACTTTGTTTGAACTTTACAatcaatttgttgaaaaaagtttttttg aactTTATACGGTAGTCTCAGTCTTgccaattataattaataaagaagaagaaaacgcGGATGTCTCGTATCTCATGACAGACACACCTGAAgcacaaaaattcaagaagGAAATGTTCGCGAACGAAAGATTAATCGCTActgtcaaacattttttgcctCTTTGGGACAAAGTTGGGTTGTTGGATCCATTACATTGA
- the LOC134828162 gene encoding cytochrome P450 4C1-like, with protein MIHLIRFLAFNWKLITFFTVLFTILRWYFKRRHLYYASWQLDGPLALPFIGNLFVFLNGRDRVFESTKQMLETYKAPQRFWIGPFLVVYLTEPDDLKIILNHPNALPKPFIYSITDAWLGEGLLTAPVEKWRVHRAFLQPTYNVKTLNSYMTTTNRCADILVKKLEKYVGMESVDVFNDVFMCALDMICRTTLETETNCQTGDPYGPAYLKASNSMFDIFQYRDVRPWLYPDFMFKMCKCYDEFLANVNVFRSFSQKVLHERRTFLKEMLDKNPSYKPENVSPVDALILSSLTQMDGPFNFTDDEIIDEIEIIIAGGADSSGHTICFVLLILAMHPDIQSRCYEEIKSLDAASELTKSDLNFLVYLDQVICETMRILPAVPIIGRELNGPVTLSNGVTLPAGTQIGIGIRDTHRNKAVWGDDADKFDPENFSAEAMKNRHPYSFIPFSGGPRNCIGFKFARNSMKVVLCKILRRFVLTTDRKLESLRCSMHPLLKLEGGWHVRLAERNS; from the exons ATGATACACTTGATACGATTTCTCGCCTTCAATTGGAAGCTTATCACTTTCTTCACGGTTCTTTTCACAATTCTTCGTTGGTATTTCAAACGCCGCCATTTGTATTACGCTTCATGGCAATTAGATGGACCTCTCGCCTTACCATTCATCGgaaatttgttcgtttttctCAATGGAAGAGATC GTGTTTTTGAGAGCACTAAACAGATGTTAGAGACATATAAAGCTCCTCAACGTTTCTGGATTGGCCCATTTTTGGTAGTTTACTTGACAGAACCTGAcgacttgaaaattattttaaaccatCCGAATGCCTTGCCGAAACCTTTTATCTATTCCATTACTGATGCGTGGTTGGGAGAAGGATTATTAACAGCTCCTGTAGAAAAATGGCGTGTTCATCGAGCATTTTTGCAACCTACGTACAATGTGAAGACTCTCAACTCTTACATGACGACAACTAATCGATGTGCGgatattttagtgaaaaaattggagaaataCGTTGGAATGGAGTCCGTTGATGTCTTTAATGATGTTTTTATGTGCGCTTTAGACATGATTTGTCGAACAACGTTAGAGACTGAGACAAATTGTCAAACGGGAGATCCATACGGGCCGGCATATCTCAAAGCTTCGAACAGtatgtttgatatttttcaatatcgcGATGTTCGACCGTGGCTTTATCCggattttatgttcaaaatgtGCAAGTGTTATGATGAGTTTTTGGCGAATGTCAATGTTTTTCGATCGTTTTCAcaaaag gttttaCATGAGCGACGTACCTTTTTGAAAGAGATGCTCGATAAAAATCCCTCATACAAGCCGGAAAATGTGTCACCTGTTGATGCACTTATTCTCTCGTCACTCACACAAATGGATGGACCTTTCAACTTCACCGACGACGAAATTATCGATGAAATCGAGATAATTATCGCAGGCGGCGCCGATTCATCAGGACACACAATTTGCTTTGTTCTCTTAATCCTCGCGATGCATCCCGACATCCAATCACGTTGCTACGAGGAAATAAAATCTCTTGACGCTGCCTCGGAATTAACAAAAtccgatttaaattttttggtttatttggATCAAGTGATCTGTGAAACGATGCGGATTTTGCCGGCAGTACCAATTATCGGGCGCGAGTTAAATGGACCCGTAACACTTTCGAATGGCGTCACTTTGCCCGCTGGCACGCAAATTGGCATCGGGATCCGTGACACGCATCGCAATAAAGCGGTTTGGGGCGACGATGCCGACAAATTCGATCCGGAAAATTTCTCTGCCGAGGCAATGAAAAATCGACATCCATACTCATTCATCCCATTTAGCGGCGGTCCGAGAAATTGCATTGGTTTCAAATTTGCGAGAAACAGTATGAAAGTTGTGCTTTGCAAGATTCTACGACGTTTTGTGCTGACCACGGATCGTAAATTGGAATCACTGCGATGCTCGATGCATCCATTGCTGAAATTGGAAGGCGGTTGGCATGTCAGACTGGCAGAACGTAACTCCTAA